A single window of Flagellimonas maritima DNA harbors:
- a CDS encoding O-antigen ligase family protein, translating to MILKGIKWNILLLSTVPLFILHLFGAIYTDYSSDSFHYLEKTISFLLVPLVFIYFCPLELRKIKGMLLKGLFYGSIVSILYLTAFNLYRYFSSQDSLHIGYDILGYYHTYIHFTRPIDQHPTYLGVYYLTALLFLKHINLKKQIKNLAIILLCLGILLVNSRVVFIGLFILVFFKALQKALKYIRLKKIKKLVLFTVVFGGILILSINIISSTYIGDRFINIARFEMLTTPEGKVNSRTHSNPRFSRYISAFKLIKEKPIIGYGVADEYPRLKEQFKKDGLFYAAEEGYNAHNQFIGFAIRFGAIGLLVLSFFLISNIRLAIVTKEFNYALLGLIITCVSLTENYFDRNFGITFIAMFFTVFLYSIFPKKHITLLERSKESISLF from the coding sequence GTGATATTAAAGGGTATTAAATGGAATATACTTCTATTGAGTACTGTGCCCCTCTTTATTCTTCATTTATTTGGTGCTATCTATACTGATTATTCCAGTGATAGCTTTCATTATTTAGAAAAAACAATATCTTTTCTTTTGGTACCGCTGGTTTTTATCTACTTCTGCCCCTTAGAACTAAGAAAAATAAAAGGAATGCTATTAAAAGGATTGTTCTACGGATCAATAGTTTCAATTTTATATTTGACGGCATTCAATCTCTATAGGTATTTTTCCTCCCAAGATTCTCTACATATAGGATATGATATTTTGGGATACTACCATACCTACATTCATTTTACAAGGCCAATTGATCAGCATCCAACATATTTAGGCGTATATTATCTGACGGCATTGTTGTTTCTGAAACATATTAATTTAAAAAAACAAATAAAGAATCTAGCTATCATTTTATTATGTTTAGGTATTTTACTTGTGAACTCACGAGTTGTATTTATTGGTTTATTTATACTGGTTTTTTTCAAGGCTCTACAAAAGGCTCTAAAATATATAAGATTAAAGAAGATAAAGAAGCTTGTTCTATTTACTGTCGTATTCGGCGGAATTTTGATTTTGTCCATCAATATAATTTCATCGACCTATATAGGAGATCGTTTTATAAACATAGCCAGATTTGAGATGTTGACAACCCCAGAGGGAAAGGTCAATTCTAGAACACATTCCAACCCCAGATTTTCTAGATATATATCCGCGTTTAAATTGATAAAAGAAAAACCGATTATTGGGTACGGTGTTGCCGACGAATATCCAAGGTTAAAAGAACAGTTTAAAAAAGACGGGTTATTTTATGCTGCTGAAGAAGGGTATAATGCCCATAACCAATTTATAGGATTTGCAATTCGTTTTGGTGCGATAGGATTATTGGTTCTTTCATTCTTTTTAATCTCCAACATAAGATTGGCTATTGTGACAAAGGAATTTAATTACGCACTATTAGGATTGATAATAACCTGTGTCAGTCTTACCGAGAATTATTTTGACAGGAACTTTGGAATCACTTTTATCGCAATGTTTTTTACCGTTTTTTTATATAGTATTTTCCCTAAGAAGCATATTACACTACTGGAACGCTCAAAAGAATCTATATCTTTGTTTTAG
- a CDS encoding glycosyltransferase family 4 protein has protein sequence MTRKEGLLKKIFGYTVLFLKVFLLLFSVKKRDLVYVHFPLYFPFLLNLYIWRGIPLILNFHGSDAVFDTNLKKFFLKPLRPVVSNCQKIIVPSTFFRNKIIDIFGVKEDKCFVYPSGGVDPRIFYPRKKKSDELVFGFVSYFTYRKGWWIFLEALSILKTKNGFPAFKAIIVGDGPDERKILKEIEERKINVSVIPSVAHKRLADIFSQFSVFVFPTYMDESLGLVGIEALMCGVPVISTNIAGPTGYIKNGYNGFFFERENSGDLAKKLIAYQKLDKNMVKQFKENAVTSAKRYESQKVEMEFLKFMEKL, from the coding sequence ATGACAAGGAAAGAAGGCCTCCTGAAAAAAATATTTGGATATACGGTATTGTTCCTAAAAGTTTTTCTACTTCTATTTTCCGTAAAAAAAAGAGACTTGGTATATGTGCATTTTCCACTATACTTTCCCTTTTTGTTGAATCTATATATATGGAGGGGTATTCCGCTTATACTTAATTTTCATGGCAGCGACGCGGTTTTCGATACGAATTTGAAAAAGTTTTTTTTAAAACCGCTTCGACCGGTAGTTAGTAATTGTCAAAAAATAATTGTGCCATCTACTTTCTTTCGTAACAAAATTATTGACATTTTCGGTGTTAAAGAGGATAAATGCTTTGTATATCCTTCAGGGGGTGTAGATCCAAGAATATTTTATCCCAGAAAGAAAAAGAGCGATGAATTGGTTTTCGGGTTCGTTTCCTATTTTACATATAGAAAAGGATGGTGGATTTTTCTTGAAGCTCTATCGATCCTTAAAACCAAAAATGGATTTCCAGCTTTTAAAGCAATTATAGTAGGTGACGGACCGGACGAAAGAAAAATATTGAAAGAAATAGAAGAAAGAAAAATTAACGTTTCGGTTATTCCCAGTGTGGCCCATAAAAGACTTGCTGATATTTTCTCACAATTTAGTGTTTTCGTGTTTCCAACATATATGGACGAAAGCTTAGGTTTGGTGGGTATTGAGGCACTAATGTGTGGAGTCCCAGTCATATCAACCAATATTGCTGGCCCTACAGGCTATATAAAAAATGGTTATAATGGTTTTTTTTTTGAAAGGGAAAACAGTGGTGATTTGGCCAAGAAATTGATTGCGTATCAAAAACTTGATAAGAACATGGTCAAACAATTTAAGGAAAATGCTGTTACCTCTGCAAAAAGATACGAAAGTCAAAAAGTGGAAATGGAATTTTTAAAGTTTATGGAGAAATTATAA
- a CDS encoding formyltransferase family protein — protein MRLAFLFNYPMVDNINWKKVAIKRCLDLGHDVDVFYGKTHLLEYLKAYLIKRKFGNGVVLPKKVGISKRKNIEFFNQKGISVYKIRKFNEQKSIVKIANGKYDYLFVAIDHILSKEFVEGVKSRIVNVHYARLPEIRGMNAIEWNYLVNRKCELTLHYIDSGIDTGAIITKEEININKTDGFIEMRQKLQDKIPIVLEQFLKEPKTNSMDNRGGKLYTYMHGDLQRIIKKGF, from the coding sequence ATGAGACTAGCGTTTCTGTTTAACTATCCTATGGTAGATAATATCAATTGGAAAAAAGTCGCCATAAAAAGATGCCTAGACTTAGGACATGATGTTGATGTATTTTATGGTAAGACACATCTATTGGAATATTTAAAGGCTTATTTGATTAAAAGAAAATTCGGAAACGGGGTCGTCCTTCCCAAAAAAGTTGGAATCAGTAAACGCAAGAATATCGAATTTTTCAATCAAAAAGGGATTTCGGTTTATAAAATTAGAAAATTTAACGAACAGAAATCTATTGTTAAAATTGCGAACGGCAAATATGATTATTTATTTGTTGCAATCGACCATATCCTTTCGAAGGAATTCGTCGAAGGCGTAAAATCAAGAATAGTAAATGTTCATTACGCTAGGTTGCCAGAAATTAGGGGCATGAATGCTATAGAATGGAACTATTTGGTAAATCGAAAATGCGAATTGACCCTACATTATATAGATAGTGGAATTGACACAGGGGCTATCATAACCAAAGAAGAAATAAACATTAATAAAACAGATGGATTTATAGAAATGCGACAAAAACTTCAGGATAAAATTCCAATTGTATTGGAGCAATTTCTAAAAGAGCCAAAGACCAATTCAATGGATAATAGAGGAGGAAAATTATATACATATATGCATGGAGATTTGCAAAGAATCATAAAAAAAGGATTTTGA
- a CDS encoding WecB/TagA/CpsF family glycosyltransferase: protein MKAIKTAKINGKKIYAFKSKHQLLDFICDKKSILVALNAEKLNKKVPRLDRLINQNIGYADGIGAVWALKKKGINSIKIAGAELWLDIIKKYQETKSFYLVGASEEVIKKTVDKLFLEYPRINIKGFRNGYLKGDDKDNLVKDILEKKPDMVFIAMGSPAQEYVMAEFLKKHEALYMGLGGSFDVYSGTKKRAPALFIKLGIEWLYRLIKEPTRLSRQFSLVKFFFKIIFDKI from the coding sequence ATGAAAGCTATTAAAACCGCTAAAATAAACGGAAAGAAAATCTATGCTTTCAAAAGCAAACACCAACTACTTGATTTTATCTGTGATAAAAAATCGATATTGGTAGCTTTGAATGCAGAAAAATTGAATAAAAAAGTCCCTCGGCTTGATAGGCTAATAAATCAAAACATTGGTTACGCCGATGGAATAGGCGCTGTTTGGGCACTTAAAAAAAAAGGAATAAATTCTATAAAGATTGCTGGAGCCGAGCTTTGGTTGGATATTATAAAAAAATATCAAGAAACAAAATCATTTTATTTGGTTGGAGCCTCTGAAGAGGTTATAAAAAAAACTGTCGACAAGTTGTTTCTGGAATACCCTCGAATCAATATTAAAGGTTTTAGAAACGGATATTTAAAAGGTGATGACAAAGATAATTTGGTCAAGGATATCCTAGAAAAAAAACCGGATATGGTTTTCATAGCGATGGGAAGCCCTGCACAAGAATATGTTATGGCTGAGTTCCTAAAAAAACATGAGGCATTGTATATGGGACTGGGTGGAAGTTTTGATGTTTATTCAGGAACGAAAAAAAGAGCTCCTGCGCTATTTATAAAATTGGGAATAGAATGGTTGTATCGTTTGATAAAGGAACCAACCAGATTATCCAGACAGTTTAGTCTAGTGAAGTTCTTTTTTAAAATTATATTTGATAAAATATAA
- a CDS encoding glycosyltransferase family 4 protein, whose protein sequence is MYFLETAVAVFIGAFLVTYLTIPKIIGVVEYKRLMDDPNKRSSHTSKTPTLGGMAFFYTLIFALFFINGRDVFDETIYLIPGLTILFIVGLKDDLVVLSPGSKLIAQTLAIAFVLANDSFVIESLNGFLNIYEIPYFLYLAIAGFLMLTIINSYNLIDGIDGLASIVGIVIMVIYTTIFYLSGEYFFALLSITMNACLMAFFGFNISSDKKIFMGDTGSLIVGFIISVLTLKFLALKPESYEGLPFLLENAPLIAISILIVPLFDTARVFTIRIANRRGPFSPDRNHVHHVLIDFWGLSHKQASFIIGCFNLLFVVLFIILGSKAKNLGMVIMLVSVVIFLGYIFFKYNYNFTTLKQKILLKRKIDSLKKKAEPSTKQKKETS, encoded by the coding sequence ATGTATTTTCTAGAAACAGCGGTAGCCGTATTTATTGGTGCTTTTTTGGTCACGTATTTGACCATACCGAAAATAATTGGTGTGGTTGAATACAAAAGGTTAATGGACGACCCCAATAAGAGAAGTTCACATACCTCAAAAACACCTACACTTGGCGGAATGGCCTTTTTCTACACGCTTATTTTTGCTCTTTTCTTTATTAATGGGCGTGATGTATTTGACGAAACTATCTATTTGATACCTGGCCTCACCATACTTTTTATTGTTGGCCTTAAAGATGATTTGGTCGTACTTTCCCCAGGATCAAAATTGATTGCCCAAACATTGGCTATTGCATTCGTTTTAGCTAACGACAGTTTTGTGATTGAATCACTAAATGGGTTTTTAAATATTTATGAAATCCCATATTTCCTATATTTGGCAATAGCAGGCTTTTTGATGTTGACCATAATCAACTCCTACAATCTGATTGATGGCATTGATGGGCTGGCATCTATTGTAGGGATTGTTATCATGGTCATTTACACGACTATCTTTTACCTTTCAGGAGAGTATTTCTTTGCGCTGTTGAGTATAACTATGAATGCCTGTTTAATGGCATTTTTTGGATTCAATATCTCTTCGGATAAAAAAATCTTTATGGGCGATACAGGCTCATTGATTGTGGGTTTCATTATCAGTGTACTTACTTTGAAATTTTTGGCGTTAAAACCTGAATCCTATGAAGGCTTACCATTTTTATTGGAAAATGCTCCATTAATTGCCATCAGTATTTTAATTGTGCCTTTATTTGATACGGCTAGGGTTTTTACCATTAGAATAGCGAACAGAAGAGGCCCGTTTTCACCGGATAGAAATCATGTACATCACGTACTTATCGATTTTTGGGGACTCTCTCATAAACAGGCAAGCTTTATAATCGGTTGCTTTAATTTGCTCTTCGTGGTTCTGTTTATTATTTTGGGAAGTAAGGCCAAAAATCTTGGCATGGTAATTATGTTGGTTAGCGTGGTTATATTTTTGGGATACATATTTTTCAAGTACAATTATAATTTTACCACCCTTAAGCAAAAAATTCTTTTAAAGCGTAAAATTGATTCGCTCAAGAAAAAAGCTGAACCTTCTACCAAACAAAAAAAAGAAACCAGTTGA
- a CDS encoding UDP-glucuronic acid decarboxylase family protein translates to MKKTLITGAAGFLGSHLCDRFIAEGHHVIAMDNLITGDLKNIEHLFPLENFEFHHHDVSTFVHLGGELDYILHFASPASPIDYLKIPIETLKVGSLGTLNLLGLAKEKKARILVASTSEVYGDPLVHPQNEDYYGNVSPIGPRGVYDEAKRFMESITMAYHRHHGLDTRIVRIFNTYGSRMRLNDGRVVPAFMGQALRGEDLTVFGDGSQTRSFTYIDDQIEGIYRLLMSDYVEPINIGNPDETTILEFAQEIIKLTGTDQKIVYRPLPQDDPLQRQPDISRAKEVLGWEPQVHRSEGLKKAYDYFKSLSPEELSGNHRNFSAIK, encoded by the coding sequence TTGAAAAAAACCCTAATTACAGGAGCTGCAGGCTTTTTGGGATCACATCTCTGCGATAGGTTTATCGCAGAAGGACATCATGTGATTGCTATGGACAACTTGATAACAGGAGACCTAAAGAACATTGAACACTTATTTCCCTTGGAAAATTTTGAATTCCACCATCATGATGTCTCGACTTTTGTGCACCTTGGCGGGGAATTGGATTATATCTTGCACTTTGCATCGCCTGCAAGCCCAATTGACTATCTTAAAATACCTATCGAGACCTTAAAAGTCGGTTCTTTAGGAACGCTCAATTTGCTGGGATTGGCGAAGGAGAAAAAAGCAAGAATACTTGTAGCCTCCACCTCGGAAGTTTATGGCGACCCTTTGGTACATCCACAGAACGAAGATTACTATGGCAATGTCAGTCCCATTGGCCCAAGAGGGGTATATGATGAGGCCAAGCGTTTTATGGAATCAATAACTATGGCCTATCACCGTCATCATGGGTTGGACACACGTATCGTCCGTATTTTCAATACGTATGGTTCCAGAATGCGTCTGAACGATGGTAGGGTCGTGCCCGCATTTATGGGACAAGCCTTACGTGGTGAAGATCTAACCGTTTTTGGGGACGGTTCGCAGACACGGTCGTTCACCTACATCGACGATCAAATTGAAGGAATTTACCGCTTGCTTATGAGCGATTACGTAGAGCCTATCAACATAGGGAATCCAGATGAGACAACTATTCTGGAATTTGCCCAAGAAATTATAAAGCTTACGGGAACAGACCAAAAAATTGTCTATAGACCATTGCCTCAAGATGATCCTCTACAACGGCAACCTGATATTAGCAGAGCTAAAGAAGTCTTGGGCTGGGAGCCACAGGTCCATCGTTCAGAAGGATTGAAAAAAGCATATGATTACTTCAAAAGCTTATCTCCAGAAGAATTGAGCGGAAACCACAGAAATTTTTCAGCAATTAAGTAA
- the purD gene encoding phosphoribosylamine--glycine ligase, which translates to MNILILGSGGREHAIAYKIAESSKINRLFVAPGNAGTSEIATNIAIGVNDFDAIKKTVLEKNINLVVVGPEDPLVKGVHDFFLEDEELKSVSVIGPQKAAAELEGSKEFAKKFMMRHNIPTAAYQSFTSNNLEEGYAFLETLKPPYVLKADGLAAGKGVLILQDLDKAKAELKSMLVDSKFGSASATVVIEEFLYGIELSCFVLTDGTNYKILPTAKDYKRIGEGDTGLNTGGMGAISPVPFADDAFLQAVEQQIVKPTVEGLKKDNLPYVGFIFIGLIKVGDKPKVIEYNVRMGDPETEVVIPRIKNDLVEILLAMAKGKLDKIDLKIDKRAATTVMAVSGGYPEAYEKGKEILGIENIEDSLVFHAGTKSNNGKILTNGGRVIAITSYGKDFQEALQKSYQNMEKLHFDGMYYRKDLGFDL; encoded by the coding sequence ATGAACATTCTAATTCTTGGCTCGGGCGGTCGCGAACATGCTATTGCTTATAAAATTGCCGAAAGCTCTAAAATAAATCGACTTTTTGTAGCTCCCGGTAACGCTGGCACATCAGAAATCGCCACTAACATAGCTATTGGCGTAAATGATTTTGATGCAATTAAAAAAACGGTTTTAGAGAAGAATATCAATTTGGTGGTGGTCGGTCCCGAAGATCCGCTCGTAAAAGGAGTTCATGATTTTTTCCTGGAAGACGAAGAATTAAAGAGCGTTTCTGTCATTGGCCCTCAAAAAGCAGCAGCAGAGCTTGAAGGCAGCAAGGAATTTGCTAAGAAGTTTATGATGCGTCATAATATTCCAACAGCGGCTTACCAAAGTTTTACTTCAAACAATTTAGAAGAAGGCTATGCTTTTTTGGAAACCTTAAAACCACCCTACGTACTCAAAGCCGATGGTCTGGCGGCAGGTAAAGGAGTTTTAATCCTTCAAGATTTGGATAAAGCCAAAGCAGAGCTCAAATCGATGCTGGTAGATTCAAAATTCGGTTCGGCAAGTGCTACCGTAGTAATCGAGGAATTCCTTTACGGAATAGAATTAAGCTGTTTTGTATTGACCGACGGGACCAATTATAAAATTCTGCCCACTGCAAAAGATTACAAACGTATAGGAGAAGGCGATACAGGACTGAATACTGGCGGAATGGGTGCTATTTCCCCTGTTCCCTTTGCGGATGATGCTTTTTTGCAGGCAGTTGAGCAACAAATCGTAAAGCCTACGGTGGAGGGTCTTAAAAAGGATAACCTTCCTTATGTAGGCTTTATTTTTATTGGGTTGATAAAAGTTGGGGACAAACCAAAGGTAATCGAATACAATGTGCGTATGGGTGACCCCGAAACAGAAGTGGTCATTCCAAGAATAAAAAATGATTTAGTGGAAATTCTCCTAGCAATGGCCAAAGGAAAGCTTGATAAAATTGATTTAAAAATAGATAAAAGAGCGGCAACCACTGTTATGGCGGTATCTGGAGGTTACCCTGAAGCCTATGAAAAGGGAAAGGAAATCTTGGGAATCGAGAATATTGAGGATTCTTTGGTCTTCCATGCGGGAACAAAATCCAATAATGGAAAAATACTCACGAATGGAGGTCGTGTAATCGCAATAACTTCCTACGGAAAAGATTTCCAAGAAGCACTGCAAAAATCCTATCAAAATATGGAAAAATTACATTTCGATGGGATGTACTACAGAAAGGATTTAGGATTTGACCTATAA
- a CDS encoding DUF6341 family protein, producing the protein MSKFFYGIEDLFVNVLFAPYDFFRFLESWWASNTINWIFFVVGFIAMIYWMGQLKIFNDNNEEDKTISSHSYL; encoded by the coding sequence ATGAGCAAGTTTTTTTACGGCATTGAAGACTTATTTGTGAATGTTCTTTTTGCGCCATATGATTTTTTCCGTTTCTTGGAAAGCTGGTGGGCTTCCAATACCATTAATTGGATTTTCTTCGTTGTAGGCTTTATTGCCATGATATATTGGATGGGGCAACTCAAGATTTTCAATGATAATAACGAGGAAGACAAGACCATAAGTTCCCACTCCTACTTATAG
- a CDS encoding DUF6427 family protein translates to MFLFYCFHVYIEAGQKIDIDKIPFQVLTLGVLLLSIYIINRIVRIEKVTDFSSYAILFFVLLFVVFSDVLLDNDAIFCNFFLLLAIWRLLAIKSIKNVKHKVFDASLLICLASLFYDWALVFLILVFLVINIYDKKTIKNWMVPIVSVLTIAILVFTVLKVDDNISFFIEHYTFTMDLLTEGFYKQGVTIKLIIYSIVIVLLMLLVFIRLQKKGGGKQVLLQIVFSTFILGVIVSFFKSSDNHPVIFTFFPTAVFLTNYLETIKKMRLREIAFIVFIVLSFSVYAVEVYGN, encoded by the coding sequence ATGTTTCTTTTTTACTGTTTTCATGTGTACATAGAAGCTGGGCAAAAAATAGACATAGATAAAATTCCCTTTCAGGTTTTGACGCTAGGGGTGCTTCTACTTTCCATCTATATCATAAATAGAATTGTTCGTATTGAAAAAGTAACGGATTTTAGCTCTTATGCCATACTGTTTTTTGTTCTCCTGTTCGTTGTTTTTTCAGATGTGCTTTTGGACAATGACGCTATTTTTTGCAATTTCTTTTTACTGCTTGCAATTTGGCGATTACTGGCCATAAAGTCCATTAAAAATGTAAAGCACAAGGTTTTTGATGCTTCCCTCTTAATATGTTTGGCAAGTCTCTTTTACGATTGGGCACTGGTTTTTCTGATTCTTGTCTTTCTAGTCATCAATATATATGATAAAAAGACGATTAAAAATTGGATGGTCCCCATAGTTTCGGTTCTAACAATTGCCATCTTGGTATTTACCGTTTTAAAGGTTGATGATAATATTTCCTTCTTTATAGAACATTACACTTTCACTATGGATTTGCTCACGGAAGGATTCTATAAACAAGGTGTGACCATTAAGTTGATAATTTATTCGATTGTAATCGTTTTATTGATGCTCCTTGTTTTTATTAGGTTGCAGAAAAAGGGTGGGGGCAAACAAGTTTTACTACAGATAGTTTTTTCTACATTCATATTAGGTGTTATTGTAAGTTTTTTTAAATCCTCAGATAATCACCCTGTTATATTTACATTTTTCCCTACTGCGGTATTTCTCACAAATTATCTGGAGACAATAAAAAAAATGCGTTTACGGGAAATTGCTTTTATCGTTTTTATCGTTTTATCTTTTTCAGTTTATGCCGTTGAGGTTTATGGTAATTGA
- a CDS encoding DUF4254 domain-containing protein → MFSSFALKIFQESIEAYHIKDDVYQDFINPFPKDKIEYLLYRKNWIDTVQWHYEDIIRDPGINPKDALSLKRKIDASNQDRTDLVEYIDGYFLKKYQAVHIKEDAKINTESPAWAIDRLSILALKIYHMQEEVDRTDASPEHTQKCSAKLAVLLEQREDLSTAIDQLLEDIEKGNKYMKVYKQMKMYNDEELNPVLRGQKG, encoded by the coding sequence ATGTTCAGTTCTTTTGCCTTAAAAATCTTTCAAGAAAGCATAGAAGCCTATCATATAAAGGATGATGTCTACCAAGATTTCATAAATCCTTTTCCAAAAGATAAAATAGAATATCTTCTTTATAGAAAAAACTGGATCGATACAGTGCAATGGCACTATGAAGATATTATAAGAGATCCTGGGATTAATCCAAAAGATGCCTTATCCCTTAAACGAAAAATAGACGCCAGTAATCAAGACCGTACAGACCTTGTAGAATATATTGATGGATATTTTTTAAAAAAATACCAAGCGGTACATATAAAGGAAGATGCTAAGATCAACACAGAGAGTCCTGCATGGGCCATAGACAGGCTTTCCATACTTGCACTCAAAATCTATCATATGCAAGAAGAGGTGGACCGTACCGACGCATCTCCGGAACACACCCAAAAATGTAGTGCTAAGTTAGCCGTTCTCTTGGAACAACGGGAAGACCTCTCCACGGCTATTGACCAATTATTGGAAGATATAGAGAAAGGTAACAAGTACATGAAAGTCTATAAACAAATGAAGATGTACAATGATGAAGAACTAAATCCTGTTCTACGTGGACAAAAAGGGTAA
- a CDS encoding glycosyltransferase family 9 protein: MDKKGKDTHILVIRLSAMGDVAMTVPVLGEVVANYSKIKLTVLTKKQFVPLFSELKNTSVYVADIKNRHKGLLGLWRLYRELKILQIDYVADLHNVLRSQILKKYFTLGRIPFVQLDKGRAEKKALTRTSNKILKQLRPTHQRYADVFENLGFPIDISQAKPMGRLPLSQKTLDFVEQDSKKWIGIAPFAAFVGKTYPLHLMEEVIKELSNTDRYKIILFGGGVGEIKKLETLETKFKDVISVAGKLNLAEELELISNLDLMVSMDSGNAHLAANYGIQVLTLWGVTHPYAGFYPFNQPAENALLSDRAKYPWIPTSVYGNKFPKGYEKAMETITPLKVLKKINEILCH; encoded by the coding sequence GTGGACAAAAAGGGTAAGGATACCCATATTTTGGTCATTAGGCTTTCAGCAATGGGAGATGTTGCAATGACAGTTCCAGTTCTGGGCGAAGTTGTAGCAAATTATTCCAAGATAAAACTTACAGTACTTACCAAAAAACAATTTGTACCATTATTTTCTGAATTAAAAAATACATCCGTTTACGTTGCCGATATTAAAAACAGACATAAGGGTTTGTTGGGCTTATGGCGTCTGTACCGAGAATTGAAAATATTGCAAATCGACTACGTTGCAGATTTACACAACGTTTTACGAAGCCAAATACTAAAAAAGTATTTTACGCTAGGTAGAATTCCTTTTGTACAATTGGATAAAGGCAGAGCGGAGAAAAAAGCACTTACCAGAACATCCAACAAAATCCTCAAACAATTAAGGCCAACACATCAGCGCTACGCGGATGTTTTTGAAAACCTTGGATTTCCCATTGATATTTCACAAGCTAAACCAATGGGGAGACTACCATTATCCCAAAAAACTCTTGATTTCGTTGAACAGGATTCCAAAAAATGGATTGGGATTGCCCCTTTTGCTGCTTTCGTGGGGAAAACGTATCCTCTTCATTTAATGGAAGAAGTAATAAAGGAATTGAGTAATACTGATAGGTATAAAATAATTTTGTTTGGAGGGGGTGTAGGGGAGATTAAAAAACTGGAAACTCTTGAAACTAAATTTAAGGATGTTATTAGCGTAGCGGGAAAGCTTAATCTGGCCGAAGAGTTGGAGTTGATTTCCAATCTTGATTTGATGGTGTCCATGGATAGTGGGAATGCACATCTAGCCGCCAACTATGGAATCCAGGTACTTACCCTTTGGGGAGTAACACATCCGTATGCAGGATTTTACCCTTTTAACCAACCAGCTGAAAACGCACTTTTGTCCGATAGAGCAAAATATCCATGGATACCAACTTCCGTATACGGGAATAAATTTCCAAAGGGGTATGAAAAAGCTATGGAAACGATAACACCTTTAAAGGTGCTCAAAAAAATAAACGAAATACTTTGCCATTAG
- a CDS encoding TetR/AcrR family transcriptional regulator yields MEQNLRKRETMHRLCAKGLEIFHKKGYYNTSLDDILKELSLSKGAFYHHFKSKEDFFIYILQNLIVQKVYVLLVEPLNTQENPLPVILDSLENALESGKSNEMVYGFMLNDFLTEFNKRNAEISSYLKDILKVWEVNLVSVLKRGKIDGYIGRHVDCEGVATYIIASYMGMRTLLIENTNRQLKYQYIQQLRHYFNSIEERTVMA; encoded by the coding sequence ATGGAACAGAACCTCAGAAAACGTGAAACCATGCATCGTCTATGCGCAAAAGGCCTAGAGATATTCCACAAAAAAGGATATTATAATACAAGTTTGGATGATATATTAAAGGAATTGTCGTTATCAAAAGGTGCATTTTACCATCATTTTAAATCCAAAGAAGATTTCTTCATATATATTCTTCAAAATCTAATTGTTCAAAAAGTCTATGTGCTTTTAGTAGAGCCTTTAAATACCCAAGAAAATCCTTTGCCCGTTATTTTGGATAGTTTGGAAAACGCTTTGGAATCCGGTAAAAGCAATGAAATGGTATACGGCTTTATGCTGAATGATTTTTTAACGGAGTTCAATAAACGTAATGCTGAGATAAGCTCATACCTAAAAGATATACTTAAGGTTTGGGAGGTCAATCTGGTTTCTGTATTAAAAAGAGGCAAGATCGATGGTTATATTGGACGTCACGTAGACTGCGAAGGTGTTGCCACATATATTATTGCATCTTACATGGGAATGCGCACTTTACTGATTGAAAACACCAATAGACAATTGAAGTATCAATATATTCAACAGCTTAGACATTATTTCAATTCAATTGAAGAAAGAACCGTGATGGCCTAA